The region AAATTAGTTGTCTGGTTTCTTGAGTTTGCTGCAGATATAGATAATTGGTAATCTGAACTGTCACAAAGAAATTTAAATCCTAAAGACTTTCAGATTGTGCACTTGTAATGAACTGTTCAAGCACATGGAATTAAGGGGTagggttggttggttttgttttcagggagaaggtttttttggggagggctttccccttcccttctaCATTTTTCGGGAGATGGAGAGGCAGGATCCTCAGTCTTGTAATATAGCTGGTTGTTTTCTAATAATTCTGAGTTAGATGGATCTTGGATAATTGTATAGTAATTTCTGTAGTAGGAATTATCTATTGGAAGAATTGTGATCGTACTGCAGAACAAAACTAAAAACATCTACTTGCTGTCTTGAATTACTCACAAGTTGTTTTGTTAATAATACTTTATCTGGGGTTAATAATGTTTAAATAAGTAGATGGTAAGATTGATGGTAggcttttattttgtcttttgtttagcattttttaataattgaggcttgccagtggcacacagaaTTCTAATTTTATATAAGAAATAACTTGGGAGTTATGTGATATTTTAGCTTTAGAAGCTAAGGAAAATGGTTTTTTGGCAGTGATTGATAAAATTCTAAGTTAACTAAGCTTAAATAACtaattttttcttgcttttaagtCTTTAGTaaaggctggaaaacaaaaatccaaaaattactttgttttctGAATATTAAGCCTCAGTGGTTAGAGTATAatgacaaatatttttcctatcAGGGATGTTAttgaaaagctgttttctgaTGCCATTgaacaaagaaaagaagataTTGAACAGAACAGTGATGTAGCACGCAGCTTAGCAACTTTCCAAAAGCATGGGAACGACCAGATGCCTACAGTTCCAAACACAGGAAGAATTAATCCTCGAGGAGGGTTTTTCTCAGGTGTTCTGACAGCTTTAACTTGTGTAGCAGTAAGTTTCATCTGGTTGGTTTTCCCTATTTGCTCCCTTAAGCATGCAATCAAATATTCTTAAATTACATGCACAGTAAAAACATTGTCAGCACAGAAGAGACTCCAGCTGGGCAGAGTAAGTAAAGTGGCCTTCAGAGCTGTCTGTCAGGAACTACAACTGCAGTGAACagcaaatggaaaattaaatactttCTTAAAACCTGAATGTTCTAGTCTCCATGAAATGGAAGACTCTACGTGTGGAGCCTCTTATTGTGTGTTTATTTATATCATTCATGCATTTGCTTTGCAAGTAAAGGATCTTTATTTATCTTTGTAGGTAGTTCTACTTGGCTATCACTGGAGTAGCAGAGAATTTGAAGATGATCTTCTTGTCCACAAGCCTGTTGCTAAGTGGACTGCTGAGGAAGTGATCCtatggctggagcagctgggcccATGGGCTTCACATTACAAAGAAGGATTTTTACTGGAGAAAGTAAATGGAAGGTGAGAGGCCTTGTGGTCAAGGACAGCTATTATGTGATTGGACTGTGACAGATTCATTAGGGGTGGCTTATTGTGAAATGATGATACTGTGTGACATAGATTGTGGGAACATTCTGTTGATGTATCAGAAGAAATTTTAGCAGTTGCTGTTGAAAACTTGTAGTAGTAGATACTTAGCAAGCTACCTGAAAATTTTCTAAGAACTTGTTAAAATGCTGACAATGCAGACTGAAATGATAACAAGAGTAAAACTCTACTGATGTATTATCCACCCCTTGCACCTTTCCTTTCTTGTGGAAATGTGCATGTGCTCTATGCATATGTATTCCACCCAAGAGCCATGCTGAAAGCAGGCAAGAGGAaactggaaaagaaggaaatttaaaaCCCAGGCTCTGAGATGCAGTTGGCATAGAACACTTGATAGGCAATGTAATGATGATCTTTTAAAGCTGGCCAACCCAAAGTATTCTCTGATTCTTTAACCCAAAAGGTGCTACCTTGTATCAGTAGCCTATTGTTTCAGTGTGCAGCTGTGTATATTTGTTAGTCGTCTTTTTTGGTGAATAGGCACTGTTTACCTTCTTAATTCTTCTGCTTTTGTAGACTCCTCCTAACACTGACTGAAGAGGATTTCACCAAAGAGCCTTACAGTATAGAGAACAGTATCCACAGGAGAGCTCTTATAGCAGAACTGGAATGTGTGAAAACTTTAGGTGTTAAACCACCACAGAACCTTTGGGAATACAAGGTAAATTTTATATAAAGTGTGTCATGTCAtgtatattaattatttttaaagtaataccTTTAAAAGAAGATTCTCTTAAAACCAGGAGGAGTGTTAAAGTAGTGGAGTTACCTGTGTAAAAACTGCTGAGTTTAAGTGACCTGttgtattggaaaaaaaaaacccttcgAAAACTGATTGTCAGAAAATCTAAGAAGTGGCATGTCCctttcatattatttttttactgattGAAACTTAATAATTTGATGTCTTTTAGGCTGTAAACCCAGGAAAATCACTCTTTCTTCTGTATGCACTGAAAAGTTCTCCAAGACTCAGTATGTTATACCTATATTTGTTTGATTACACAGaagctttccttcctttcatcCACACAATTTGTCCTATGCAAGAAGACAAGTATGAAGATACTGTCACAAAACTACTTGTAAGTATTCAAAACATTAAATATGCTACTTGCTTTAGTAAGCATTTTAAGACTAGCAGCATAAAAACACATGATGTAATTATTCATCATTTCATCTCCTTACACTATGACTTtaaaaacaacatctacagAGTAAGTGGTTCTTTGATACTATTGTATGCAATCACCAGTGTTGCAACCATTACCTTTAATAGGATTGATTTTAGGCTTTTCAGACTTTATATGTGTGAAACTGATTCTTCTGAACCTCACATGACTACAGAAAGTGATGTTCTAATCTAATGGAAATTATTGCATTACAGTATTACCTACTAGCAAGTATAATGAATTACTGCTTTCAGTGTGTAAAACCCCCAGCTTTTCAACAAAAGACTAGTGGAATAAGCCAGTAGTAAGTTAGTTTAATAGAAAATTGATTAACAGTCTCTTTATCCTAATTTAcaggaccttaaagatccttCTTGGAGGcagtggagagaattcactgtaaagtatttatttttgccATACCAGCTGATAGCTGAATTTGCTTGGGATTGGCTAGATGTGCATTACTGGACCTCAAGATTTATAATTGTAAATGCCATGTTGCTCTCTGTTCTGGAATTATTCTCCTTTTGGAGGCTGTGGTCAAGAAGAGAATTGAAGTAAGTCTTACAAGCTTGTGGAAGAGGGTGGGAAGTACAAGGCCTTAGAAAGTAACAGCCTTACAATTTCCCAGTTGTTCACTGGAATGAGTGTCTAACCCAAAATCTGAGGTTAATAACATGAGAATCTGCATTCCCAcatttgctgctgcttgctcttgaatatctttatttctgtgtatGCTTCCAAGGATTTCTTAGAGGTGGTTTTTCTCATCAGATGTAGCAAATGTGGAAATAGCAAAAAGCATGTTCTTAACCACTTGGAGATATTAAACCTTACCTTGAGAACTGCTCTTATGGTGCCTGGTATTAGCTGTCAGCTGAGaactaaatattttttagaatttAGTCATGATAGAGTGTGGTTATTATGGGATGAGTCCTCAGAATCATACATAAGTTCAGTTATACTGATACGAGTTTGATAATTTAtcagaatttctgttttctgttcctACCTCAGTCTTAATTCAGGCATATTACTATTCGTAGTTGGTGTGATCTTTGGAATAGGTATGGGAGAAATTCTTGTTTTGGTTGTACTGGGTTTTCCCTTTGGGAGCCGATAGAGGGCAGAGCGTGCCCGGAACagcgcagggagcaggggagcctgaggctgagctgtggtgggcactggaacaggctgggctgagctgtggtGGGCACTGGAacctgctgggctgagctgtggtGGGCACTGGAacctgctgggctgagctgtggtGGGCGCTGGAacctgctgggctttgtggtCTAAGTGCACTGACCGTGCTTCCTCCTCAGATCTGCTGCTACTGGGTTCTAGGAAAGTTTTTCCTGGAGTGCAGAATGGTGTTTTACAGGTAGCCGAGGAAGGGCTAGGTAATGCAAAGCTGTAGCACCTGTTAGGTTTTCTTAGAGCTGGgtaaaaacaaaccagaaagtTCCTCTAagcctttccctttcctttttcacaGGACTATTCCTCACAGAATGTGGAGACATTTCTGGAAAGTCTCAACCCAGGGACTTTTTGTTGCCATTTTTTGGCCTTTTATTCCTCAGTTTGTCTGCAATTGTTTGTTTTACTGGGCCTTGTATTTTAACCCAGTTATAAACATTGATCTTGTGGTCACAGAGATAAGGCGTCTGGAGACACAAGTGCAGTGATTGGCATTGGAACTCTTGAGCTGTTTAGCTTCTAAAATGGACATTTTGAataaactttgcttttcttctttatgTATGTGGCAGTGAAAATCATGGATTATGTTATTTTAAACATGTGAAAAAGCTTTAAGATAAGTTACTCGTAAACCAGCTGATTCCAAATTGGAGGATgaaggaaaaatgaattttctgttggaaaaaaaaagcacattccTGTATAACCATGTAAAACTCATACAATCATCTCACCCTATTTGTACCAGATGAATTTCTCTATTCTGTCCTGAGCATTCTGTGTATTTTCAAGCCTGCCTTAAAGTCAGTGTCTTCTGCACTGCTAcagtgatttctttctttttctttttaaacttagCATTTCATACCAGCAGTGTGTTCCTCAACTTCAGTTTGCCAAAGGAATGCCCTTCCTGGATAGGCTTGATGTTGAAAGAACTTCATTTATCTCAGTCTCCTGTACATGTAGCATTGTAACTGCCCTGTAGAATCTCACAGTAGAGTTTGTTCCAAAATTCCTGCAGCTGAAGGCAAAGGCTACTTGAATTTTCCTGTGTCTTGGAAAATGTGATAATTACCATGGAAATTTTTTATTCAGCACAGTTAGACTTCATCAATAGCTCCTTTCATTCTCTCTTCTTGAATTCTGTTGCTAATTCTTAAATATCTCTTAAAAAGGATTATTTTGGAAAAGTGACCTGACACTGTAATTACTTATGGCAATATAATGTGTGTATCTCTGTGAGCAAATATTGACTGGAAAGTTATTTGTGTAAGCAGGATTGACATTTGTTAATGTATTTTCCTTTGACTGAATCAAAaggtaagattttttttcaagaactTTGTCCCCTTGCATTCTGcattggtttgttgttttgtttatttcatttgTGTCAGTAATGTGAACTAAATTTGCCTATGAATATTTTTCATGATTAAAGATCTCTCTTGAAATCTTCACTATTCCTATAGAGAATTTgggttttgattttatttatttcttttaatattgaAGTATATGTCGTTAGCTTTGACTTGTGCAAACCTGTTTTTTAGCCCTGCATCTTTGAGTAAGTTGAGATGGGTTAAAGTAGACATAAAACATTCCTGGATCTATAACTCTTCAAATCAGCAGGTACAAACCAGTGTATTATTCATCAGTTCAGGGTACTGATTTCTCTTCCCAAAGGGTTAAAATTATCTGTGAAGTGACCCTAGCTAAAACCAGCTTTACACCCTGATGAGGTGTATATACTTCTGAGCTTCATAAACTCTTGCTGTGCAGGACCAAACACTTGTGTGAAAGCCCCTTGGTCCCAAcaacttctgcatttttttcatgtttctgtttTGGTGATGgtttgcatttgcttttttaagTCTGGCTCTAAAGTTCTAAGGGTAGAATTCCTCCCTGTGCTTGCAGGAAGTTCAGGGTGTACATAGAGTAAGGAGTCTGAGCCTTATCAAATAATCAGCTGTTTAaaaaactcattttaaaaagtaattgcTAGAAAAAACCCAATTATATGATTCTTCAATGCAGGTAGCATTACTCCAGGTGAATGAAATTCAACACTTCAATTAGGCTTTGTATTAAGTGTTTAATGTAGATGAGAGGGCTCTTTGTGCTGACACTGTCACTTCATGAACTTTTTCCAGTCTGTTCAAAGTTAACAAATGCTAAGATTTGTTAGTGGAGAAGTTTGATTTGTATCTTATAACCAGTGGAGGGGGGGATAAAAAGTTCATAGTGAATGATATTATCAATCTGAAAAATCTGTGAATTtgaattaaacaaaaattaacattGTCAGTTACTCCTTAAGCTGATAAACTCAGATTTCTATTTAGTCAATAATAAGTGCATGGAAGAAAGtaaataacaggaaaaatgtTTACTTTGCCCATTTTGAGGTGGAGAGGCTGAGATGGAATGAAGGAGTATcaagaaaggggaaaataatttcttgtcaTTACTGTGgccaaaaaaaaagtcattttagATTTAAATATATTCAAGAGTCATGTATCTGATACCTACACAAAGGCTGAATCTCACCACACAAAAAGTCTGGCCACAAAAGGTATTTTCTGTGGTAGGGAGCTTTAGAAAAACATTTGGCAGCTTCACGGTCACATTCACATGCCATTTTTTGACATTTGTCTTCTAGTGagtctgaaagaaaacacagtgAGTTTGATATTAgtctgaagaaattaaaaatccccAATGGAATACCAAGAATTGCTCCCTCATGTTCCATATTTGCAGTACAAATGCCTTGCATTTCAAGTCCAACAGGAACTGAGCTTTGGTAAGACTGAGAAGCTGTGCATCAGTCACCAATCACTGATCTTGGCAGATGAAAATACAACAGCCAGATAAAGTCTAAATACTCTTCTTAGAGATTTTTAATAAAGGAACTCTGATAATTGATCTCTCTTTAGAAAGTGGTATGGGATCCTCCCtgcctttcctcttcctctAGTGAAACTGGATTTTTGTAAGATACTCCATTCACAGACCCTTAATAATCTACTCTAGGATATAGCATTAAAAATAATCCATGGGATATATGCATGGCATGCAAAGGTGTTCCATGTCCAGCCTAAACTGCCCACCTCTTTTATTAAGGGGTTCAGTAAGAAGTTAGGAAAACTGTGTTTGTGTGATTAATCCATGTCTTGCCATGTTTGTTTTATAATTGTAGTGTTGTAACTTAACAGATTTCTTGGCATGAGTGTTTCTTCTTGGCATGAACATTTTCTTCTACAGCAATGTATTTTGGGTTCCGTGTGCCAACCCAGaagtgtgtggtttttttctctctgtaacTGTCTGTAAACTGAAGAATCCTTGATTACATTTTTTCTGAGTGTTTACCATTTTAAAAGCTTAGCCAAATCACTGCTTGAGATTTGTCCAGGAGCAGAACAAGTGTTCAGTTTTGTGAATGAATTCAAATTCTGCCATGAAAGAGAAGTATTCTTAATGTAAATGTGTTTATGCTGCAGCTAGCTACTCAGTAGCACAGGTAGCATGAACAACATGATAggataaaaaatgaaaagatgtTAACTGAGAACTATTTCTTCTTCTGTTCTTCTCCTGGTATTGCTCCAGACTTCGTTTTCCTGACACATTGCCTGATATCTTGGCCAGTATTTTGAATATTGTCAGGAGCAAAATCTTTACAGCCAAATAAGGGTGGACTGTGATGTGATTAATTAGGGTGAGAGATGTTTTGTTCATCTGGGGCAGGGGAAGATTTGAGCAAGTAGAGATTCTGAATGAGGTAGACACTTGGGCAAAGGAAAGATTGAATatgaaggaggaaaggaagcaaTGTCCAAactttcatttgttttcaggTCAGGCAAATTATAAATTGAGTATGAAATGAGAGGGTTTTGTGTTCTGTGTAAATAGCCAACTGTTGCCTGTAAACCATGGTAGTCAGAAACTCAGACTTGTTTTAAACAAGTTTATGTAAAGGGTTTTGCATTTCTGTAGTGCAAATAGTAACCAATTTTTAAGCTCATTTGCATTCTAGGTAGAAGCATAAAATTATATGTAAAGTCACTGACTGAGcatctgatttttaaaacataacaagcaaacaaaatcccaaacagcacacaaacaaaaaaccaataTAAAAATGTAGCAAAAAAACCACCCTGTAAATATTGGGGGCTTGTGAGAAGCTACAGTTTCAATGAGTCTTTGAGTATATTGGAAAGCATTTGCTAAAACTTTAAGAGTTATGAACAaataatgcaaaagaaaagctgctttttcctgttaaccattttttggggtttttctttctttgtgatTTTGTTGTCCTTCCCTTACCTCAGCATGGCAAGTATATTTTGGAACAATCCAACAAAATTTATCAGGATGTGGTTGGCAATCTGCTGCAATTTGTATACTTGTGTTA is a window of Melospiza georgiana isolate bMelGeo1 chromosome 16, bMelGeo1.pri, whole genome shotgun sequence DNA encoding:
- the BFAR gene encoding bifunctional apoptosis regulator gives rise to the protein MEEGETLQGETERAEVEPSAAPGLGRQISVSEFLCHCCYDILINPTTLNCGHSFCRHCLALWWVSSKKNECPECREKWEGFPKVNILLRDVIEKLFSDAIEQRKEDIEQNSDVARSLATFQKHGNDQMPTVPNTGRINPRGGFFSGVLTALTCVAVVLLGYHWSSREFEDDLLVHKPVAKWTAEEVILWLEQLGPWASHYKEGFLLEKVNGRLLLTLTEEDFTKEPYSIENSIHRRALIAELECVKTLGVKPPQNLWEYKAVNPGKSLFLLYALKSSPRLSMLYLYLFDYTEAFLPFIHTICPMQEDKYEDTVTKLLDLKDPSWRQWREFTVKYLFLPYQLIAEFAWDWLDVHYWTSRFIIVNAMLLSVLELFSFWRLWSRRELKTIPHRMWRHFWKVSTQGLFVAIFWPFIPQFVCNCLFYWALYFNPVINIDLVVTEIRRLETQVQ